The sequence CACTGGCGCTGGACACCGCTGACGTTTTCCATCGTGTTCGTCGTCTGGTTCGTCATCCGCAACCTGCCGTTCGCGCCGTTCACGGCGTTGCGCGTCTGAACCGGCACGCGGCGGAACCGGGCGCGGACCGGGCCCGTCGAACCGGCGAGCGGGGTCACCCGGGCAGCCGACGCCTGGGAGGCGCGGTCGTGACCCGACCGAGTACGCTCCCGCGGACCGGACCGATGAGGGCGGATCCGTTTCCGCGCGTCGGGGAAGTGACCAGCGAGGGGAAGACCCAATGACCGATCCCTACGGTCAGCAGCCGTTCGGGCAGCAGCCCGGCGGCCAGCAGCCGTTCGGACAGCCGCAGCCGGGCCAGGCGCCACCGCCGTACGGCCAGCCGGCGCCGTTCGGGCAGGCGGCCCCCTTCGGCCAGCAAGGCACTCCGTTCGGCGCCCCGCGGAACTACGCGCAATGGGGGCAGCGCGCCCTCGGCTGGCTCGTCGACTTCGGACCCGTCGTCCTGCTGTACCTGATCGTCATCCCCGCGTCGTTCGCCGGCGGGGACGCCGGTTCGCTCCTGGCCGTGATCGGCGGGCTCGCCTGGCTCGGCTGGACCGTCTACAACCGGTGGATCCAGCAGGGCGGCACCGGGCAGTCGCTGGGCAAGCGGGTCGCGAAGATCAAGCTGGTCCGCGAGGACACCGGGCAGCCGGTCGGCGCGGGCTTGGCCTTCGTGCGCGACCTGGCCCACTTCGTCGACAACGTCATCTGCTACGTCGGCTGGCTGTGGCCGCTGTGGGACGACAAGTCCCAGACACTGGCCGACAAGATCATGGGAACCGTGGTCGTCCAGGCCGACGCCGCCCCGGGCGCGCCCTTCGGTGCGCCGCAGCAGGCCGCCGGCGGCTACCCGCCGGCCGGCCAGTTCGGCCAGCCCGCGCCGGGCGGTTACCCGCAGCAGTCCGCTTCCGGTGGCTTCGAGCAGCAGTCCGCCCCGGGTGGTTTCGGCCAGCCGCAGCCGGGCGGTTTCGGCCAGCAGCCGGCTTCCGGTGGTTTCGAGCAGCAGTCGGCGCCGGGTGGTTTTCCGCAGCAGCCGGCTTCCGGTGGCTTCGAGCAGCAGTCCGCGCCGGGTGGTTTCGGCCAGCCGCAGCCGGGCGGCTTCGGCCAGCAGCCGCAGCCCGGCGGGTTCGACCAGCCGCAGTCCGGCGGGTTCCCGCCGCAGCCCGCGCCGGGCGGGTTCGGCCAGCCGCAGCCGCCCTCCGGCGGTTTCCCGCAGCCGGGTCAGCCGCTCGCCCCGCCGCCGGGCGGGTCCGCGTTCGACGAGCAGGCCGAGCGCACGCAGATGCTGCGCCCGGGCGCCGGCGGCGCGTCCGCCTTCGACGAGCAGGCCGAACGCACCCAGATGCTGCGTCCCGAAAACCAGGACGAGGCCGAGCAGACCCGCAAGATCGACCCGGGCCAGTTCGGCCAGCACTAGCACTTCCTGCAGCACCGCCGGGGTGACCCGGCGGGAAATCACGAGTAGTTGGGGTAGAAGTTCATGACCAATCCCTACGGCCAGCAGCAGCCCTACGGCCAGCAGCCGCAGCAGCCGGGCTACGGCCCGCCGTCCGGCGGCACGCCCGCGCCCTACGGCCAGCCGGCGCCGTACGGCCAGCCCGCTCCGTACGGCCAGCCGCCCACCGGTGGGTTCGGCGCCCCCGGCTACGGCATGCCCGGTGGTGGTGGCGACATCAACCAGATCAAGGACTACAAGGGCTGGGCGATCGGCTGCATCTTCCTCTTCTGGATCCTCGCGATCTTCGCGATCATGAAGTCCAACGAGGTCCAGACGTACAAGATGCAGGGCAACTACGCGATGGCGGAGCAGGCGTCGAAGACGACCAAGACGCTCTGCCTGATCGCGACCATCATCGGTGGCCTCAGCTGCGTGACCGTGATCATCGTCTGGATCGTGGCGCTCGCCGCGGCCTCCAGTGTGAGCTACTGCTCGGGCTACTACTGCTGATTCCCGCGGGGCGCACCACCCCGGCATCACCCACGAGTGGGACGATGTCGGGGTGGTGAACCTCTACCGCGACACCGGGGTGGTGTTGCGCACGCACAAGCTGGGTGAAGCCGACCGGATCGTCACCCTGCTGACCCGGCGGCACGGCAAGGTGCGGGCCGTCGCGAAGGGCGTGCGGCGGACGTCGTCCCGCTTCGGGGCCCGGCTGGAGCCGTTCGGCCACGTCGACGTGCAGTTCTACACCGGGCGCACGCTCGACGTCATCACCCAGGTCGAGACCGTCGACGCGTTCCAGCTGCCGCTGGTCGCCGACTACCAGCGCTACACCGCGGCCAGCGCGATCGCCGAAACCGCGGACCGGCTCTCGGCCGAAGAGGGCGAACCGGTGCTCAAGCTCTACCTCCTCGTCTGCGGCGCCTTGCGGTCCCTCGCCGCCGGGGAGCGCGACGCGTCCCTCGTGCTCGACGCGTTCTTCCTCCGCGCGATGTCCTACGCCGGCTGGGCGCCCGCGCTCACCGAGTGCGCCCGCTGCGGCCTGCCGGGCCCGCACGTCGCGTTCAGCGTCGCCGCGGGCGGATCGATGTGCCAGGACTGCCGGGTTCCCGGCTGCGTGCACCCCGCGCCCGAGGTCCTCGACCTGCTCACCGCACTCCTGCACGGCGAATGGCCGATGGCCGAGTCGACCCTGCCCGGCACCCGCCGCGACGCGAGCGGCCTGGTCGCGGCGCACCTGCAGTGGCATCTGGAGCGCCAGCTCCGGTCGCTGCCCCTGGTCGAGCGACGTGCCCGGGAGGCCGCGGTGCCATCGGGGCTTCGGACCCCCGAAGGACAGGCGGTACCCGGGCAGTAGGGTCGGGCTGATCGGTTTCACCCCATCCAGGGAGGCTCGCAGTGCTGCGCAGGGGACGCGAGAACAAGGCGTCGCGGTATGAGCTGCGGGCCCCGGATCCGCACCCGTCGGGCGCGAAGCCGCCGGAAATCCCCCGTGAGCTGGTGCCGAAGCACGTCGCGCTGGTCATGGACGGCAACGGCCGCTGGGCCAACCAGCGCGGCCTGCCGCGGATCGAGGGCCACAAGCGCGGCGAAGCGGTGATGATCGACGTCGCCGCCGGCGCGGTCGAAATCGGCGTCAAGTGGCTCTCGGTGTACGCGTTCTCGACGGAGAACTGGAAGCGCAGCCCCGAAGAGGTGCGGTTCCTGATGGGCTTCAACCGCGACACCATCCGCCGCCAGGTCGACTACCTCGGCTCGATCGGCGTGCGCATCCGGTGGGCGGGCCGCCGTCCCAAGCTGTGGGCGTCGGTGATCAAGGAACTGCAGGCGGCCGAGGAGAAGACCAAGCACAACACGGCGCTGAACATGACGATGTGCGTCAACTACGGCGGCCGCGCCGAGCTGGGCGACGCGATGCAGCGGATCGCCCGCGACGTCGCCGACGGGAAGCTGGACCCGGGCAAGGTCACCGAGAAGACCATCGGCAAGTACCTGTACCAGCCGGAGATGCCCGACGTGGACCTGTTCCTGCGGCCGTCGGGGGAGCAGCGGACGTCGAACTTCCTGCTGTGGCAGTCCGCTTACGCCGAGATGGTCTACCAGGACACGCTGTTCCCGGACTTCGACCGGACGCACCTGTGGCGGGCGTGCCTGGAGTTCGCGAAGCGGGATCGCCGCTTCGGCGGCGCGGTCGACCAGGCGGCTTCCTCGTGAGCGCGACCGAAGCGGCCGAGACCGCGGAACTGCTGACGCAGGCGAAGGAAGCGCTCGAGCGCTACCTCGAGGTGCGCGTCGACGACGACGGCGCGCTGACGTTCTCCCACGGCGACGTCCCGTGCGTCATCCAGGCGACCCGGCTCGGCGAGGGGCTCACCGTGCTCTCGCTGACCTGCGTGGTCGCCTGGGACCTGGCGGACGGGCCGGAGCTGTCGGTCGCGGTCGCCGAGCGGGCGGGGCAGGGGCTGTTCGGGACGCTCGGCGTCGGGCACACCGAGTCCGGGCTCGACGTCACGCTGCGGTACGCGTTCCCGGCCGCCGGCCTGGACCCGTCGGCTTTGGGGACGTTGCTGATGCTGGTCGTGTCGACGGCCTCGCAGCTGCGGACCGACCTGCCCGGGATCGCCTGACCGGTTCGCGGCTTCTGTGTAACCCACCCGGGGTGGAGATTCCGCCGCGAACGGCGGATTCCGGTCGGAAACGGACCGTATCCGACCGTTCGCGACCCGTGCGGGTCACTTCCTGTCGGTGGGCACTGGCATCATCGTCGTCGTGAACATCGTTTCCACTTCCGACACCGAGCCCGGCCGGCGCACCCGCCGCTTCCGGATCAGCTCGGTCGAGGTGCTGTGCGCGATCCTGCTGATCGCGATCCTCGGCCAGGGCTGGCTGCAG is a genomic window of Amycolatopsis lexingtonensis containing:
- a CDS encoding RDD family protein, whose product is MTDPYGQQPFGQQPGGQQPFGQPQPGQAPPPYGQPAPFGQAAPFGQQGTPFGAPRNYAQWGQRALGWLVDFGPVVLLYLIVIPASFAGGDAGSLLAVIGGLAWLGWTVYNRWIQQGGTGQSLGKRVAKIKLVREDTGQPVGAGLAFVRDLAHFVDNVICYVGWLWPLWDDKSQTLADKIMGTVVVQADAAPGAPFGAPQQAAGGYPPAGQFGQPAPGGYPQQSASGGFEQQSAPGGFGQPQPGGFGQQPASGGFEQQSAPGGFPQQPASGGFEQQSAPGGFGQPQPGGFGQQPQPGGFDQPQSGGFPPQPAPGGFGQPQPPSGGFPQPGQPLAPPPGGSAFDEQAERTQMLRPGAGGASAFDEQAERTQMLRPENQDEAEQTRKIDPGQFGQH
- a CDS encoding CD225/dispanin family protein is translated as MTNPYGQQQPYGQQPQQPGYGPPSGGTPAPYGQPAPYGQPAPYGQPPTGGFGAPGYGMPGGGGDINQIKDYKGWAIGCIFLFWILAIFAIMKSNEVQTYKMQGNYAMAEQASKTTKTLCLIATIIGGLSCVTVIIVWIVALAAASSVSYCSGYYC
- the recO gene encoding DNA repair protein RecO — its product is MVNLYRDTGVVLRTHKLGEADRIVTLLTRRHGKVRAVAKGVRRTSSRFGARLEPFGHVDVQFYTGRTLDVITQVETVDAFQLPLVADYQRYTAASAIAETADRLSAEEGEPVLKLYLLVCGALRSLAAGERDASLVLDAFFLRAMSYAGWAPALTECARCGLPGPHVAFSVAAGGSMCQDCRVPGCVHPAPEVLDLLTALLHGEWPMAESTLPGTRRDASGLVAAHLQWHLERQLRSLPLVERRAREAAVPSGLRTPEGQAVPGQ
- a CDS encoding isoprenyl transferase yields the protein MLRRGRENKASRYELRAPDPHPSGAKPPEIPRELVPKHVALVMDGNGRWANQRGLPRIEGHKRGEAVMIDVAAGAVEIGVKWLSVYAFSTENWKRSPEEVRFLMGFNRDTIRRQVDYLGSIGVRIRWAGRRPKLWASVIKELQAAEEKTKHNTALNMTMCVNYGGRAELGDAMQRIARDVADGKLDPGKVTEKTIGKYLYQPEMPDVDLFLRPSGEQRTSNFLLWQSAYAEMVYQDTLFPDFDRTHLWRACLEFAKRDRRFGGAVDQAASS
- a CDS encoding YbjN domain-containing protein, whose translation is MSATEAAETAELLTQAKEALERYLEVRVDDDGALTFSHGDVPCVIQATRLGEGLTVLSLTCVVAWDLADGPELSVAVAERAGQGLFGTLGVGHTESGLDVTLRYAFPAAGLDPSALGTLLMLVVSTASQLRTDLPGIA